The genomic interval ACTTCGTCTCGATCGACGTCGTGAACGCCGCCGGGCTCACCGGCAACGTGGCCCGCCTCTCCGGTGCCGCCGTCCAGGCCAGCGACCCGGGCACCACCGCCCTCGCCGACGTCACCAGCCCGCTGCGGGACGAGGGCGTCGACGTCAAGGCGACGATCAACGGCGTCAACGCGACCGGCAAGGGCCTCGAGGCGAAGATCAGCACCGACTTCCTCGACGTCGCGGTGGAGCTCAAGGAGTCCGGCAACACCGTCGGCAAGAACGAGGCCGCGACGATCACCGGCGGCGGGGCGACGTTCAACCTCGGGCCCAACGTCGACATCGGCAACCAGGTCTCGATCGGCATCAACAACGTCGCCGCCCGCAACCTCGGCCGCGTCGGCTCGGACACCCTCGCCAGCCTCTCCTCGGGCAGCGGCCTCAACGTGGTCGACGGCGACCTCACCCAGGCCCAGAAGGTCGTCAACGCGGCCATCACCGAGGTCGCCGGCCTCCGCGGCCGCCTGGGCGCTTTCCAGAAGAACACCGTCGGCTCGACCATCCGCAGCCTCGGCGTCGCCCTGGAGAACACCTCCGCCGCCGAGTCGTCGATCCGCGACACCGACTTCGCCGCCGAAACCGCCGCCCTCACCCGGGCCCAGGTCCTCCAGCAGGCCGCGACCAGCACCTTGAGCCTCGCGAACAGCGCCCCGCAGAGCGTGCTCGGCCTCCTGTAAGCGGGCCTCCCCAATTCACGCATCACCCGACCTGCCCCGCGGGGCGGAGGGTGGAGAAAACCCCCGGGCTCGCTTCTAACGGCGGGCCCGGGGTTTCGCTTGCGCCGCGGACCGCGGCCGTTTTCCGGCCCGGATGCCCGCGGTCCGCGGCGGGGTCCGCGGCCGGTGGGGCGGAGGTCCGACGCCGGGGCGTCGGAGACGCCCGCCTCCGCGGGAAGGGGCGGGAGCGTCGGGACCACGCGGCGGGAGCAGCCGCTAGGCTGAGGCCCGACGCCTCCTGGAGAGGCGGTCGGGCCCGGTGCGCGGGCGGGCACGTGAACCGGGTCAGGCCTTGACCGGAGCAGCCCTAAGCGTCGTCCGCCCGGCGCCGCCGGTGTTCTGACCGTCTCTCCAGCGGGCCTCCCGGCCCCGCCCGTCCCCCGCCCCGAACCGCCCGCCCCACCCGCTCGATATGGCTTACACGGTCCTGGCACGCCGGTACCGGAGCCAGCGGTTCGCGGGCGTGATCGGCCAGCAGCCGGTTGCCGAAACGCTCAAGAACGCCATCGCCTCGGGGCGGGTGGCGCACGCCTACCTCTTCTGCGGGACCCGCGGCGTCGGCAAGACGTCGATGGCGCGGCTCTTCGCCCGGGCGCTCAACGCGCCCGATACGGTGGAGGACGCGCCCCGGGCGGAGGGCGTCGCGTACCCGCCCGAAGACGTGCAGGAACGGATGGCCCAGGCGATCATGTCCGGGCAGGACATGAACGTCGTGGAGATCGACGGGGCGAGCAACAACTCGGTCGACAACGCCCGGCAGCTCATCGCCAACGCCGGTCTGTCGCCCACCGCGAACGCGCTCTACAAGATCTACATCATCGACGAGGTCCACATGCTCTCGGGCGCGGCGTTCAACGCCCTGCTCAAGACGATGGAGGAGCCGCCGCCGCACGTGAAGTTCATCCTGTGCACCACCGAGGCGCACAAGGTTCCCCCCACGATCCAGTCGCGCTGCCAACGGTTCGAGTTCCGCGACATCCCGACCGCGCAGATCGCCGAGCACCTCCGCGGCGTGCTCGACGGGGAGCAGACCCAAGCCTCCGACGAGGTGCTCTGGCAGGTGGCCCGGCTCGGCCGCGGCTCGATGCGGGACGCGCTGTCGCTGATGGACCGCCTGCTCGCCACCGGGGAGAACCCGCTGACGCCCCGGGTGCTCAGCGACATGCTCGGGCTGCCCCAGCAGTCGCTGGTCACCGGGCTGGTCTCGGCGATGGCGGCCGGCGACCTGCCCGGCACGCTGGAGGGCACGGCCGAGCTGCTGGGCCGGGGCGTCGGGCAGGACCAGCTCACCGAGGTGCTCATCGAGTTCCTGCGCAACCTCATGCTGATCGCGGCGTGCGGCCCCGGCAGCGAGCTCGTCGAGCTCTCCGAGGACGTGAAGCCCGAGGCGGCGGAGCTGGCGGAACGCTTCGACGCCGCCGGGCTCGTGCACATGATGACGCTGCTGGAGAACCTGCAGCGGTCGGCGAAGAGCTCGCCCACGCCGCGCGCCCTGCTCGACGCGACCGTGGTGCGGCTGGCGCTCTCCGAGAAGGTCGCCGACGTGGCGGGCCTGCTGGCCGGTCCGGGCGGTCCGGGCGGCCCGGACGGTCCGGGCGGAAAAAAAAAAGCCTGACCGCCGCTGAAGCGGCGGGGCGGCCGGCCCCGTCCGCACCGCCCGCTCCCCGCCCGCCCGCGCCCGCTTCCGTGCCGGCCGCGGTCCCGCCCCCGGCCGTCGCGGCCCCGCGCCCGCCGGCGGAGCGGGCGCAGCCGGACACCTCCGACCCCGCCGCGGCCTGGGCGGCCGTGGTCGCCGCGCTGGAGGCCCACAACGCGTGGGCCTGGCTCGACCAGGTCGCTCTCGCTTCCGGCGGCGACGACGCGGGCGTGCTGTGCCTGCGCATCCGCCCCCGGCCCGCCGCCGCCGGTGTTTCCCGCCTCGCCACGCCCGACCGACTCGATCGGCTCGCCGCGCAGGCCACCGCCGTCCTCGGCCGCCGCACGCGGATCACCCTCGTCGCCCACGAGCGGCCCGCCGCCTCCCCCGGCCCCGGCCCCGGCGCCGCCCACGCCGCCGCCGGGGCCCTGGGCAGCCGGGTCGCCGCCGAAGCCGCCGAGGCCAACGCCCAACGCCAGGAGGCGATGGGCCGCCCGCTGGTCCGGGCCGTGCTCTCGGTCTTCCCCGACGCCGTGCTCGTCCGGGCGGAGAAGAAGAAGCGGAGGCCGGGCGCCCAAGCGGAGCCGGAGGCCACGGACGCCTGATCCGCATCCCAAGACAATGAGAAGCGTCCGTCGATGCGCCGGCGGGGTGCCACGCCGCTTGCGGGGTGGGGTGTCCGCAGGGCACGCGGCCCGTCCGTGCCCGCGCTGGCGTCGCCTCCGGCGACCGCCACCTCGCAAGCGGCGTGGCACCGAGGGTGCCGAGTATCCGGCCCCAGGAGGTGGGTCGAAGGCGGAGCCCGCTTCCGGGCGGGCGTGGCACCCCGGCGTGCGGGTCACTTGCCCGGGTTCGTCCAGGCGTTGTCGCGGCGGAAGGTCTCGAGGTAGCGGCCGTGCTGGCCGCTGGCGGAGTTGCGGACCGAGGTCACCAGCCGCTGCACGTGCGGGTCGTGGGGGTACGCGTCCTCGAGGGCGTCGCAAGCGGCGTCGGTCCGGCCGACGCCGCCGGAGTCCGCCCGCGAGCTGTACAGCCGGCGGAACGCGTCACGCAGGTGCAGCCGGCTGTCGTCGCCGATGCCCTGCCGCTTGAGGCCCACGGAGTTGAGCCGGCGGACCTCGGCGGGGTTGCCCTCGATCGTCATGAACGGCGGCGAGTCCTTGGTGACGCGGGTCATGCCGCCGACGAAGCCGTGCCCGCCGATCGTCACGAAGTGGTGGATCGCCGAGGCGCCGCCCACGGTCACGTGGTCCTCGACGAGCACGTGACCGGCCATCTGCACGCCGTTGGCGAGCACGACGTGGTTGCCGACGCGGCAGTCGTGGGCGACGTGCACGTACGCCATCAGCAGGTTGTGGTTGCCGACGCGGGTCTGGCCGCGATCGTTGGCGGTGCCCTTGTGCAGGGTCACGCTCTCGCGGATCTCGTTGTGGTCGCCGATCACCAGCTCCGTGTCCTCGCCTCCGAACTTCAAGTCCTGCGGATCGCCGCCGAGCACCGCGTTGGGCCAGACGGTGTTCCCCTCGCCCATCGTGGTGCGGCCGGTGACGGTGACGTGCGAGATGAGCGTGGTGCCGGCGCCCAGGCGGGCCTTGGGACCGACCCAGCAGAACGGCCCGACGCGCGCGTCTTCCGCGAGCTGGGCGCCGGGTTCGATGATGGCGGTGGCGTGGATCGTGGGCATGACGGGGGCCCCGGGAGGAGCGTCTCCTTTCTCGACCGGCTTCAGCTCTGGTCGTCGTCGACCAGCATGAACTTCACTTCCGCCTCGGCGGCGACCTCCTCGGCGACGTAGGCCCGGCACCGCATGTGCGCGATGCGGCTGCGGATGCGGACGGCCTCGGCCTCGAGGATGAGCTGGTCGCCGGGGGTGACGGTGCGGCGGAGCTTGACGCGGTCCAGCGAGAGCATGATCGGAAGCTTGCCCACCTGCTCGAGGCTCTGGCCGATCAGCACCCCGGAGAGCTGAGCCATCGCCTCGACGATCAGCACGCCGGGCATGATCGGCGTGCCGGGGTAGTGGCCCTGGAAGAAGGGCTCGTTGATTGTCACGTTCTTGACGCCCAACGCCCGGCGGTCGCCGTCGATCTCCAGCACGCGGTCGACCAGCAGCATCGGGTAGCGGTGGGGCATCATCCGCAGCAGCCGGCGGACGTCGGCGACGTTCGCGGTCCGGGCGAGCTCCATCCGGCCCTGCCGCCGCCCCTGCGTCACCAGCGCCCGGGCCAGCTCGTGGTTGAGGGGGTGGCCGGAGCGGCGTGCGATGACGCGGCCGCGGATCGGCGAGCCCACCAGGGCGAGGTCGCCGAGGAGGTCGAGGATCTTGTGGCGGACCGGCTCGTCGGCGAAGCGGAAGGCGTTGCCGCCCAGCGGCCCGTCCTCGCCGATGACCAGCACCTCGGAGGGCGAGAGGTGGGCGAACAGGCCCTGGGCGAGGGCGGCCTTCGCCTCCGCCTCGAGGCTGAAGGTGCGCGAGGGGGCGATCTGATCGCGGTAGTCGTCGCCGTGCGTGCGGAACTGCTGCAGCTGCCGGCCGATCAGCGCGTTCTGCGGGCTGTAGTCCAGCTGGTAGGTGAGGTCCAGCCCGGGGTCGTGCGACGGCAGCGCCACCAGCTCGGCCTCGTCCTGCACGATGGTCACCGGCTCTTCGACCACCAGGTAGCGGCGGGCGGCCGCCTGCTCCCGCACGCCCGCCGAGGCGATGGCCTCGTAGAAAGGCAGCGCCGAGCCGTCGACGCCCGGCACCTCGGCCGCGTCGAGGTCGATGATCAGGTTGTCGATGGACCAGCCGGCGACGGCGGAGAGCACGTGCTCGCAGGTCTCGATCACCGCCTCGCCGAGCTTGAGCGCCGTCCGCCGCGAGCGCTTCACGACGTGATCCACCAGCGCCGGGACCGTCGCGTTCCCCAGGTCGGTGCGGCGGAAGACGATCCCGTGGTTCTCGGGGGCCGGGCGGAAGGTGAGCTCGGCGTCCTTGCCGTGGAACAGCCCCTTCCCGGCGATGCCGACCGGTTCTGCGATGGTCTTCTGTGTCTCCATGGCGCCCGCGGGAGCGGGTCGGGATCCTAGAGGATCGCGGTGCGGCTTGTGGCCCCCGAGCACGCCGCAAGCGAGGGCCCGACGCGACCCGCGGACCGCCCGCCGCAGAACCGCGCGGACGCGACGGTCCGCGGATCCGTGGCGGTTCTCGGGCAGGAGGCGGACCGCCCGCCCGCCCACCCCTCCGCCGAGCGGCCGCGCCCGGGCTCCCCCGGCATCGCGATACGCTGGAAGCATGACCGCGGACGAAATCGCCGGGCACATGAAGACCGGCGAGTTCGAGTTCCTCGACTGCCGCTTCCTCGACTTCCCGGGCCTCTGGCAGAACTGCACCTACACCGCCAGCGAGGTCGACGCCGACCGCCTCGCCGGCGGCTTCGGCTTCGACGGCAGCGCGATCCGCGGCTGGCAGGCGATCAACGAGTCGGACATGCTCCTGGTGCCCGACTGCGACACCGCCCGACGCGACCCCTTCGCCGAGCGGGCGACGCTCGCGGTGATCTGCGACGTCCGCGACCCGGTGACCAAGAAGACGTACGGCCGCGACCCCCGGGCCGTCGCGAAGAAGGCGCAGAAGCACCTGGAAGCCACCGGGATCGCCGACACCGCGCACTTCGGGCCCGAGCTGGAGTTCTTCCTCTTCGACCGCGTCCGCTTCGACCAGACGACCAACGCCGCCTGGTACGAGGTGGACTCGGCCGAGGGCGTGTGGAACCGCGGCAGCGACCACCCCGGCAACCGCGGCCACCAGATCCCGATCCGCCAGGGCTACTTCCCCTGCCCGCCGGTCGACACGATGCACGACCTGCGCGGCGAGATGGCGGCGACGATGCAGAGCCTGGGCATCCGCGTGGAGTGCCACCACCACGAGGTCGCCACCGGCGGGCAGCAGGAGATCGACCTCCGCTTCGACGCGCTCCTGCCGATGGCCGACAAGTGCATGTTCTACAAGCACGTGGTCAAGCGGGTGGCCGCCAACCACGGGCGCGTCGCCACGTTCATGGCCAAGCCGCTGCTCGGCGACAACGGCAGCGGGATGCACACGCACTTCTCGCTGTGGAAGGACGACGAACCGGTCTTCGCCGGCCGCCGCTACGCCGGGCTCTCGCAGCTGGGGCTCTGGGCGATCGGCGGCATCCTCCGCCACACGCCGTCGCTGCTGGCCTTCTGCGCCCCCGGCACCAACAGCTACAAGCGGCTCGTGCCCGGCTTCGAGGCGCCCGTCTCGCTGGTCTACTCCTCGCGGAACCGCTCCGCCGCGATCCGCATCCCGCGCTACGACGACCGGCCGGGCTCCAAGCGCCTGGAGTTCCGTTGCCCCGACCCCAGCGCCAACCCGTACCTCGCCTTCTCCGCGATCCTGATGGCGGCGCTGGACGGCATCCAGAACGAGATCGACCCCGGCGACCCGGTCGACCTGGACCTCTACGACCTCGAGCCCGAACGATTCGCGGCCATCCCCCGCACGCCGGCCACGCTCGACGAGGCCCTCTCCGCCCTCGACGCCGACCGCGGCTACCTGCTCGCCGGCGACGTGTTCCCCGCCGACCTGATCGACGGCTGGATCGCGTACAAGCGGCAGCACGAGGTCGATGCGCTGCGGGCCCGCCCGCACCCGCACGAGTTCGAGATGTACTTCCACAGCTAGGGGATTCCATCCCGCGGGCGCGGCGTCGCGGCCGCGCCCCCGCGTCAGCGGCGCAGCCCCAGCTTGGTGATGAGGGCCTGGTAGCCGGGGCGGTCCTTGCGCTGCAGGTAGGTCAGCAGCCGGCGGCGGCGGGAGACCATCTGGAGCAGGCCGCGCTGGCTGGAGAAGTCGTGGCGGTGCTGCTTGAGGTGCTCGGTCAGCGACTTGATGCGCTCGGTGAGGATCGAGATCTGGACCTCCGGGCTGCCGGAGTCGTTCGCCGATCGCTGGCTGTCCGCGATCACTTCCTTCTTGCGGGCCGTCGTGATGCTCATGGGGTTCGCCTTTCCAGCGAGGTGTCGCCGCGGGGGACAGCCGGAAACGCTCCAGCCGGTCGCCCCGGGCCGCCGCGCAGTGTAACGGAGGGACGGACGGACGCTTCCAGGGGCCCGCTGCCCCCGACGAAGCGAAGAGACGGAGGCGAGGAAGCGCTCCGCCCACGCCCGGCTCGGTCGGCCGGTGGCGCAGACGACCGCGTTCTCGGCGGCCACGCCGCGGCTCTGGCCGGTCGTCTGGGTCGCGCGGTGGCGGCTGCGCCGGCGTGGAAGCGCAAGCGGCGAGGCGGAGCGGCCCAGCCGCTCCGCCTCGCCTCGCCTCACCCCGCTCGGCGCGACGCTCTTAGGCCTTCCGCCAGCCGCCGCCCGCGCCGCGGCGGCCGTTGGACACGGCGTTGCCCTCGCGCTTGAGCTTCAGGAGCGCCGAGGTGGGGTCGAATCCGACCTTCTCGGTGATGTCGCTCTTGGGGACGAACGCGGCGCTGGCACGCGGCAGCGCCTTCAGCACGGCGGCGGTCTCTTCGGCAAGGGTTTCGGAGCTCTTGCGGTTGCGGCGGCCGTCCGTCTTCTGTGCGGCCGCGGAGGAGCGGGTCTCGCCCTTGGGCTTGAGCTTCACCGGGACACGCAAGCCGTTGGTGACGACGACGAGGGCCTCGGCCACCAGCCGCAGGTTCTCCTTCTTCTGGCTGGCGTTGCTCACCGAGAGGTTGCGGAGGCTTTCATCGAGCACCTCGCTCGCCGCCTTGTAGGCCGGGTCGTCTTCCCCGAGGCTTTCGCGGACGCTCTGGCGGCGGCGTTCGATGGCAACGCGTTGCTCTTCGGTGGCGTTGGCGCCCGGAGAGGGCTGCGCGACGAAGTCTTCGACGAGGGGGGTGAGGGCGGCGCGGATCTTATCGGATAGCTGTTCTTTTGTCATCTGAGGGTTGGCGGAGCCGTTGGCGTCATGAAGCGGCGAATGTCGCATCTCCGAACGATAGGAAAGCGATGGGATCGCCCGGATTCCCGCGGCACGATAGCGCTTCGTCGGGCGTTGTGCAAACGGCGTACGCGATGCGCGGCGCGGCCGCGGCGGGCGAGCGGTCGCTGCGCGTAGGGTTGGAGCATGACCGCGAATCCCGCGCCCGCCGCTCCGCCCGCCGAACGCTACGCCCGCTCCGCGGCATCGCACGCCGAGGCGAAACGCTACATGCCCGGCGGGGTGAACTCGCCGGTCCGCGCCTACCGCGCCGTCGGGCGCGAGCCCGTGACGATCCGCAGCGGGGCCGGGGCTTGGGTCACCGACGTCGACGGCAACCGCTATGTGGACTACGTCGGCAGCTACGGTCCGCTGATCCTCGGCCACGCGGCGCCGCAAGTGCTTGCCGCCGTGGGCGAAGCGATGCGCAACGGGACCACCTTCGGGATGCCCACCGAGGCGGAGACGCGGCTGGCCCGAACCGTGGTGGACGCGGTGCCCGGCGTCGACGTCGTGCGTTTCGTGAACTCCGGCACCGAAGCCGCGATGTCGGCGTTGCGCCTGGCGCGGGCGGCGACGGGCGGGCACCGCGTGATCAAGTGCATCGGCTGCTACCACGGCCACACCGATGCGATGCTGGTCTCCGCGGGCTCGGCGGCGACCTCGCTGGGTGTGCCCAGCAGCCCGGGCGTGCCCGCGGCGGTGGCGGCGTCCACGCTGCTCGTGCCCTTCAACGACCTGGACGCGGTGGAGCGGGCCATGGCCACCCACCGCGGCGAGATCGCGTGCATGGCCGTCGAGCCGATCGCGGGAAACATGGGGCTGGTCCCGCCGGCGCCGGGGTACCTGCAGGGGCTCCGCGCCCTGTGCGACCGCTTCGGCGTCCCGCTGCTCTTCGATGAGGTGATGACCGGCTTCCGCGTCGATCACGGCTGCGCCCAGGGGCTGTACGGCGTCACGCCCGACCTCACGTGCCTGGGCAAGGTGGTCGGCGGCGGCCTGCCGTGCGCGGCCTACGGCGGCCGGGAGGAGCTGATGCGCCAGGTCGCGCCCGACGGGCCGGTCTACCAGGCCGGAACGCTCTCGGGCAACCCCCTGGCGATGGCGGCGGGGCAGGCGCAGCTCGACGCGCTCGCCGCGGACGGCTTCGCCGCGTACCGCCGGCTCGAGGCGGCGTCGGCACGCCTCGAAGAAGGCCTCCGCGGCCTCGCCGCCGACGCCGGCTGCCCGCTCACGACCACCCGCGTCGGCTCGATGCTCGGCGTCTTCTTCGTCGAGGAGGACGGCAGCCCCGTCCGCGACTACGCCGACGCCACGGCGCAGTCGACGCGGCGGTACGCCGCCTTCTTCGGCGCCATGCTCGACGCCGGCGTCATCCTCGCCCCCGCCGCCTTCGAGTGCTGGTTCGTCTCGACGGCGCACGACGACGAAGCCATCGAGCACACGCTCGCCGCCGCCGGGCCGGCCTTCGCGGCCGCGGCGGCGACGCCGTTCCGCTCGGCGGAGGTCCGCTCGCCGGAGGCGGACGCGTAGCGACTTACGCTCCCCGCCCCATGCCGGAAGCCTCCCCCAAGAAGACGATCCTCGCCGCCGACAAGCTCGCCCCCGAGGGGTTGGATTGGATCCGCAGCCAGCCCGACGCGGAGCTGCTCGAGAAGCCGGGGCTGTCCGAGGCGGAGTACGCGGCGATCCTCAGAGGCGGCGGCGTGCACGCGATGATCGTGCGCTCGGCCATCACGGTGTCCGCCGGGGTGCTCGCGGATCCAGGGGACCTGGCCGTGATCGCGCGGGCCGGCGTGGGCGTCGACAACATCGACATCCCCGCCGCGACGGCCAGGGGCATCCTCGTCGTCAACACCGCGGAGGCCTCGACCATCACCACCGCCGAGCACGCCTTCACGCTGCTCGCGTCGCTGCTGCGGAACATCGCTCCGGCGGCGGCTTCCATGCGGGAGGGCCAGTGGGACCGCTCCAAGTTCCAGGGCCGCCAGCTGCACGGCATGACGCTGGGCGTCGTCGGCCTGGGCCGCATCGGCCGGACGGTGGCCGAGCGGGCGCTGGCCTTCGGCATGAAGGTCGTCGGGCACGACCCCTTCGTGCACGCGGACCTGCAGATCGACGGCCACACCGTGCGGACCTTCCGCAGCTTCGCGGAGCTGGCGCCGCACGCGGACGCCGTCACCTTCCACGTGCCCAAGACCGCGGAAACCACCGGCATGCTCGACGAAGCGTCGTTCGCGCTCTGCCGCGACGGCGTCTTCGTGGTCAACGCCTCCCGCGGCGGCATCGTCGACGAGCAAGCCCTGGTGGCGGCGCTGGGCAGCGGCAAGTGCGGCGGGGCCGCGTTGGACGTCTACACCAGCGAGCCTCCGCCGGCCGACAGCCCGCTGCGATCGGCTCCGCGCCTGCTGCTCACGCCCCACCTGGGCGCGAGCACGCAGGAGGCGCAGACCGCGGTCTCGGTCGAGGCGGCCAAGGCGTGCATGGCCTACCTGCGGGGGGAGGGGATCTCCGGTGCGGTCAACGCGGGCGGCGTCCGCGTCGACCTGTCGCCGCGGCAGCGGGCCTTCGTCGAGCTGGCGGGGAAGATGGCGACGCTGCTGTCGCCGATGATCACCCGCGGCATCGCCGGCGTGGAGGTGGCGCTCGACGGCGACGACCTCGCGCCCGCCGCGGGCACCGTCGAGCGGACCGTGCTCGTCGGCCTGCTCCAGCGTCACCTCGCCTCGGCGCTGAACGTCATCAACGTCGCCGACGTGGCGGAGAAGCGCGGCATCCGGGTCACCACCCGCAGCTCCGGCGGCGACCCCGGCGGCGGCAAGCTCACGCTGACCGTGCACGGCCCCGCCGATGCGGTCGACGCGAGCACCGAGGCGGCCGACCGCAGCCGCCGGATCGTCGGCCGCGTGTACGCCGACGGCGCCCCGCGCGTCGTGGAGGTCAACGGCTACGCGATGGACATGGTGCCCGCCGGCGCGATGGTGCTGATCCAGAACGAGGACAAGCCGGGGATCATCGGCGCCGTCGGCACGGCCTTCGGATCGGCCGGCGTGAACATCGCCGACATGACCATCTCCCGGCGGTCCCGCGAGGGTGAGCACGTGGCGACGGCGCTCATGCTCCTCAAGCTCGACGCCGCCGCGCCGGCGGGATTGCTCGCGGACCTGGAGGCCCTGCCGGCGGTGCGGAAGGTCGCCGCGGTGCAGGTCTAGACGGCGCCGCATCGGCCCGGGCGCGCGACCGGGCGGGCGTGTCGAGCGAGCGCCAGAGCAGCCACGCCGCGAGCGTGCGGTGCGGACGCCACCGCTCGCCGATGGCGGCGGTCTCCCGGGCCGTTGGCCGCTGGGCCAGGCCGAGCACGCGGCCGGTGGCGATGCGGATCGCGAGGTCGTCCACCGGCCAGACGTCCGGTCGGGCGGCCCCGAAGATCAGCCACATCTGCGCGGTCCAGCGGCCGACCCCGCGGACCGCGGTGAGCGCGGCGACCGCCTCGTCGTCTCCCATGCGGTTGAGCTTCCGCGCGTCCAGCCGGCCCCCGGCGAAGTGCTCCGCGAGGTCGACCAGGTACGACTTCTTCTGGCGCGACAGCCCGCAGAAGCGGAGCGTGTCGTCGTCGAGGCTCCCGTCGCGGCACGCCGCGAGGACGCTCGCGGGCGTCGCCCGGCCGGCGTGCGCCTCGAAGCGCGCGAACAGCGTCGCCGCCCCCTTGGCCGAGAGTTGCTGCGCGAAGACGGCGCGGGCCAGCCGGCGGAACACGCCCCGCTCCGGGGCGAAGGGGCACGGCGGCGCGCTCGCGATCAGCGGGCCCAGGTGCGGGTCTGTGCGGAGGGCCCGGGTGCCGGCGTCCCACCGGGAGGAGGCGGGTTCGGGCATCCCCGCAACGTAGCCGGCGGCGGCGCACCACGCCCGGCTTCCGGGGCGCCTCCGCGGGCGGGTCGTGCGCCCCGCTCCGTCGGCCGCGTCGCCCCGCGGAGGCGGGGTGGCTCCGTCTTCTCGCGAAGGACACACCCCGCGGACGCAGGCCGATCCGGAAGCGGCGCACGATGCTCTAGCTTCTCCGCATGGATCAGCCGCGACGACGGAACCTGCACTTCCAGAAGCTCGACGACCTCGTCGCCGACGCCCGGGCGGTCGCCCTGCACCCGCACGAAACCACCGGGAACTGGAACGCCTCGCAGATCCTGCTGCACGTCGCGGCGCTGATCGGCGTGGCCAACCGCGGGACCGACGTCCGCCTGCCGCTGCCGGTCCGGCTCGTGGGGAAGGCGTTGAGAGCGTTCGGGATCCACCGCCGCGAGATCCGCGCCGGGATCAAGGCGCCACCGGCGCTGATGGCAGAGAACGACGCCAACGCTTGCGTGCCGGTGGAGGAGGCGGTGGCCACGCTGGAGCGCGAGGTGGCCGAGGCCCAGGCCAAGCCGATGTCGCACCCGAGCCCGCTCTTCGGGAAGCTCAGCCACGACGACTGGGTGGCCCTGCACTGCCGCCACGCCGAGCTGCACTTCTCGTTCCTCCAGCCGACGCCCGATCCGGTCGCGGGTGCGCCGACCGGCGGCGGCTGAACCGACTTCTTCAGCCTCTGGCCGTTTTGCGGTACGCCGCCTGCATCGCCGCCGAGACGGTCGGGTAGGTCAGCACGGCGTCGCAGAGCCGGCTCTGCGAGCAGCCCTCGTGGATCGCGACCGCGAAGACGTTGACGACCTCCTCGCTCTCGGGCCCGGCGAGGTGGGCGCCGATCAGGCGGCGATCGGCGTCGAAGATCAGCTTGTAGAAGGCGTGCTCCACGCCGAGCTGGCGGTAGAACTTCTTGGTGGTGAGGTCGCCGCTGGC from Phycisphaera mikurensis NBRC 102666 carries:
- the serA gene encoding phosphoglycerate dehydrogenase encodes the protein MPEASPKKTILAADKLAPEGLDWIRSQPDAELLEKPGLSEAEYAAILRGGGVHAMIVRSAITVSAGVLADPGDLAVIARAGVGVDNIDIPAATARGILVVNTAEASTITTAEHAFTLLASLLRNIAPAAASMREGQWDRSKFQGRQLHGMTLGVVGLGRIGRTVAERALAFGMKVVGHDPFVHADLQIDGHTVRTFRSFAELAPHADAVTFHVPKTAETTGMLDEASFALCRDGVFVVNASRGGIVDEQALVAALGSGKCGGAALDVYTSEPPPADSPLRSAPRLLLTPHLGASTQEAQTAVSVEAAKACMAYLRGEGISGAVNAGGVRVDLSPRQRAFVELAGKMATLLSPMITRGIAGVEVALDGDDLAPAAGTVERTVLVGLLQRHLASALNVINVADVAEKRGIRVTTRSSGGDPGGGKLTLTVHGPADAVDASTEAADRSRRIVGRVYADGAPRVVEVNGYAMDMVPAGAMVLIQNEDKPGIIGAVGTAFGSAGVNIADMTISRRSREGEHVATALMLLKLDAAAPAGLLADLEALPAVRKVAAVQV
- a CDS encoding DNA-3-methyladenine glycosylase family protein, with protein sequence MPEPASSRWDAGTRALRTDPHLGPLIASAPPCPFAPERGVFRRLARAVFAQQLSAKGAATLFARFEAHAGRATPASVLAACRDGSLDDDTLRFCGLSRQKKSYLVDLAEHFAGGRLDARKLNRMGDDEAVAALTAVRGVGRWTAQMWLIFGAARPDVWPVDDLAIRIATGRVLGLAQRPTARETAAIGERWRPHRTLAAWLLWRSLDTPARSRARADAAPSRPAPRRPSAPPAGPPGPRAIPPARRRRA
- a CDS encoding DUF1569 domain-containing protein — encoded protein: MDQPRRRNLHFQKLDDLVADARAVALHPHETTGNWNASQILLHVAALIGVANRGTDVRLPLPVRLVGKALRAFGIHRREIRAGIKAPPALMAENDANACVPVEEAVATLEREVAEAQAKPMSHPSPLFGKLSHDDWVALHCRHAELHFSFLQPTPDPVAGAPTGGG